A stretch of the Balneola vulgaris DSM 17893 genome encodes the following:
- the yihA gene encoding ribosome biogenesis GTP-binding protein YihA/YsxC has protein sequence MNLFNGKATFVTSATKIEECPKADLPEVCFAGRSNVGKSSLINAIVNRKNIARTSNVPGKTQQMNYYRIGDDCYFVDLPGYGYAKVPQKERERWGRNIRKYLTERETLHLVIHVVDARHEPTALDQDFFYWLASNEMPFCVLLSKGDKLSNNKLAQSRKKVKNILAEMNIEVPIIAYSASSRKGIPEIQKLITEFIDPKE, from the coding sequence ATGAACTTGTTTAATGGCAAAGCTACTTTTGTAACTAGTGCCACTAAAATTGAAGAGTGCCCAAAAGCCGATCTACCCGAAGTATGTTTTGCGGGACGGTCGAATGTTGGGAAGTCTTCGCTTATCAATGCGATTGTAAATCGTAAGAATATAGCTCGTACGTCTAATGTGCCGGGTAAAACCCAACAGATGAATTATTACCGCATTGGTGATGATTGTTATTTTGTTGATTTGCCAGGCTACGGGTACGCTAAAGTGCCTCAGAAAGAGCGCGAACGTTGGGGGAGGAATATCCGTAAATACCTAACGGAGCGAGAAACACTTCACCTTGTTATACATGTGGTAGACGCAAGGCACGAACCAACTGCCCTAGATCAAGATTTTTTCTATTGGCTGGCTTCAAACGAGATGCCATTTTGCGTACTCCTTTCCAAAGGGGATAAGCTTTCGAATAATAAATTGGCCCAATCTCGAAAAAAAGTGAAAAACATTTTAGCTGAAATGAACATTGAAGTTCCAATCATTGCATATTCAGCCAGCAGCCGAAAAGGTATTCCCGAGATTCAAAAACTCATCACAGAATTCATCGACCCAAAAGAATAA